The proteins below are encoded in one region of Sporosarcina sp. FSL K6-1508:
- a CDS encoding CdaR family protein has translation MDKFMDSPWFLRFTALFLAIILFFSVQAEEKSGSKAVGDTMDIIRDFPVQVYYDNENLVVTGVPETVNMTIEGPANIVQTTKLLKDFTLRVDLSSLPMGKHTVKVQTENISDKLDVRFDPATIDVVIEEKITQSFRVDPELNERLLAENFNVVKIDVDPETIEVTGAKSVIESISFVKASVTGDKEIDKSFEQQARVRVLDKDLTKLNVTIVPEQVNVKVDIAEYSKEVPIVLKSRGEPIEGITVNSIATADKTIRLFGSRKALAQIKEFSVEVDVSEVKGQETIAIDLKKPKDVSKMSLDKIKVKVDVTVTNPELEVLAPEPPVEEEKVATKEFKDIPVTVKGLDEKFISSFQKPAAGLVVLTVTADQDILDTLKKSDFTVYVDASETEDEGEQSLQVFVDGPPDVQWIVSDKEVKMHIELA, from the coding sequence ATGGATAAGTTTATGGATAGCCCATGGTTTCTTCGTTTTACAGCCTTGTTTCTTGCAATTATTCTTTTTTTCTCCGTTCAGGCGGAGGAAAAATCCGGCAGCAAAGCCGTTGGGGATACAATGGACATCATTCGAGATTTCCCCGTACAAGTGTATTATGACAATGAAAACCTTGTCGTAACAGGGGTTCCAGAAACGGTTAATATGACCATTGAAGGCCCGGCAAATATTGTTCAGACAACGAAACTATTGAAGGACTTTACATTACGGGTTGATTTATCGAGTTTACCGATGGGCAAGCATACTGTTAAAGTTCAAACTGAAAATATTTCTGATAAGCTGGATGTGCGGTTTGACCCTGCGACAATTGACGTCGTCATTGAAGAGAAAATTACACAATCATTCCGCGTTGATCCTGAACTGAATGAGCGTTTGCTTGCTGAAAATTTCAATGTCGTTAAAATAGACGTCGATCCCGAAACCATAGAAGTGACCGGTGCTAAGAGTGTCATTGAATCGATCAGTTTTGTAAAAGCCTCCGTAACAGGTGATAAGGAAATCGACAAATCATTTGAACAACAGGCCAGGGTTCGTGTGTTGGACAAAGATCTGACAAAACTGAATGTGACGATTGTTCCTGAGCAGGTAAATGTCAAAGTTGACATTGCTGAATATAGTAAAGAAGTGCCAATTGTTCTAAAATCGCGCGGCGAACCTATTGAAGGGATTACTGTCAATTCCATCGCAACTGCGGATAAAACCATTAGATTATTTGGTTCACGGAAAGCGCTGGCGCAAATCAAAGAATTTAGCGTCGAAGTGGATGTGTCCGAAGTGAAGGGACAAGAGACGATAGCAATCGATTTGAAAAAGCCTAAAGACGTTTCAAAGATGTCGTTGGATAAAATTAAAGTAAAAGTCGACGTAACTGTGACCAATCCAGAGTTGGAAGTACTCGCTCCGGAACCGCCAGTCGAGGAAGAGAAAGTGGCTACGAAGGAATTTAAAGATATTCCCGTTACGGTAAAAGGACTCGATGAAAAGTTCATAAGTTCATTTCAGAAACCGGCGGCTGGTCTGGTTGTCCTGACTGTGACAGCCGACCAGGATATACTGGATACACTGAAGAAATCAGATTTCACGGTCTATGTGGATGCGTCAGAAACAGAGGATGAAGGGGAACAGAGTCTCCAAGTTTTCGTGGATGGCCCTCCAGATGTACAATGGATAGTTTCAGATAAAGAAGTAAAGATGCATATTGAACTTGCCTGA